DNA sequence from the Cercospora beticola chromosome 8, complete sequence genome:
AGCCAGAggcctcgaagaagctgccaaCCCTGCAGCTCGGAGATGGCAGCAAGCCAAGCGACACATCCGCCAGGGAGGGTCCATACTGGAGCATCATGTTGGAGGTCTCCGAGTCCAGCAAGAAGCCGGTGAACCAGGAGACCATGCTCGCAGACTGCATTCAGGGTCTTGTCAACACTGAGATGCTTAAGCCAGACGACGAGATCGTCTCCACATACCACCGCCGCTTCGACCACGGTTACCCAACCCCATCCCTCGAGCGTGAGGGTGTCCTCACTCAGCTCCTCCccaagctcgagaagctcgacatCTGGTCTCGCGGACGCTTCGGCAGCTGGAGATACGAAGTCGGCAACCAGGACCACTCTTTCATGCTCGGTGTCGAGGCCGTTGACAATATCGTCAACGGCGCTGTCGAGCTTACCCTCAACTACCCAGATTTCGTCAACACTCGCCAGAACACCGAGAGACGGTTGGTCGATGGCGCACAGGGACTCAAGGCCAAGAACGCACAGCAGAACATTGTCAGCTCAAGGTAGATGGATTACTAGAAGCTGGGAGATGTGGAAGAGCACGGCGTTACAATATTGCATTGTAGGTGCATGTCATTTGGTTTCGACATGAGACGGGCATGATATAGAGGGCaacgctgctgttgctgcaggaTAAAGCATGATTGAGATACCATACAGCCGAAGCAGAGGCGAGGAATAGATGCGAATTGCACATGTCCAGTTGGGATTGTGTCCCACAAAAATATTCCAACTTTCGTGCAATTCAGGAATGGTGAGTCTAGCTCTCTCGTCGAGCGAACGCTGACTCTCAGGTGCTGCTTCCATGTAAAGCTCTCTAACATGGGTAGCTTTTGACTTGCGGCCACAAAGGTACCAAAAGGACACCACCTTCACTTCTTGGCATGGCTGTACTCGACGAGACAGACGCTATGCACACAAGCCTTGCCATGGACTGAGAGACGACATGCAACTTGGCGAATACCCCCGATGTGCTCATCGTGCAGAGAATGGAGGTGCAAAGTGAAGTCAAAGGACGTTGGCTTAACTTCCTCCAGCTCCCCTTGCAATCGGTATGCTGGAAAGTTTATTTTTGCGTCCTTACCTTTGCGATGACTGTGACGGGCAGGAGCTTTAGATTGGAGGTGCAGATGTGAGGACGCAAAATTCACGGTGCGTGGTATAAGACTCACGTCTAACCTCACACATCTACGACACAACACAAGACCAGACGATCGCAAGCACAGTACACAACATGGCGCGCCAAAAACCAGCCTCTCGTGCCGACAAGCCTCCGTCCATGGTGTGGACCTACCCAATGCAAGTCACGCTCCATCTGCTCAGCACGGAGTTCAATTTGGCTGGTCAAAATCGAGCCGATGCATTCAACACGGTCTTTGCGAAAGAGCTGGCAGCCAGTGGCGTGGTTGGTGGAGCTCGACCGCATGTCCTCTACGCGCAATACTACATGCGCACCAAGCCGGACAAAGCCAAATGCTGGTTGACCATATGCGCAGAGCCTACGACGCAAGAGGAATTTGATCAGAGAGAGGGCCTCAGGGGAAGGATTCGTCAAGCTATGCAGAATGGAAGTCAAGCTGTTCAGAAGGGAGGTCAACCTAAAGTCAGCAAGGCGACTCCTCGTATGGTCCGCGTTGCCTCGTCTGCGCCTGTCCATGAAGAGACCAGCGTCGAGGTGACCTTTAGACAACTCCCGTTGACACCTCCTTCAAAAGTTGCTCGACCTGCTCCTGTTCAGCGCGACGCTCCGTCGGTTGCATCTCCTCCGCAGAAGAAGCGCCGCGTGCTGCCAGAACAAGAAGCTCATCAGCTCGCTACTCCTGTCACGCCTGCTGTTCAACAGCCAGAATTTGCAGTCTCGCGTGCAAGAAGCAAGACAACGAGCGCCCTAGTCCCGGTGATCAATCGATCGGAAACATTGCAGCAAGCACTGCTACCGTCACCAACGACTGTGTCCCGCAAATTCCGAAAGCAAAGCGCTATTTCGAAGCCGCGGACTCCGACCAAGAAATTTGAGTATTGGAGGAACGATGGGTCCAAGCCTCGTATGTCAGAGAGAAGACTTGAAGGTCTTCAACAACAAGTGGTTCCTATTCCACGAGATGCCGCGCATCCTCCGGCAACAGGCCTTCTGTTCAGGTAAAGCACTTCCGCCCGACCCTGTGACAAGTCGCAATTCTAACACTCTCCAGATACTGGGTCGAATCCGACCAGCCCACCCACAACTCCGAGGAGGGCTTTATCGCACGCAAATATTTCCAGTCCAATGTGGTCCATTTCAGACCCCCAAAGAGCAGTGATGTCGATCTCACTGATGTGTTCAATCAGTAAGCCTTGTCCGAGCAAGTGTACTAAGGCCTGTACCTAACGCGGAACAGCATGGATAGAAAGCTTAAAGACACGCCTTTCGTGTCCACTTGTAATCGCTTAGTCTGGAGTCTCAGACTCGCCCTCTCTGAGATGCGGAAAGGCGTTAGGAACGGCCGGATCACTCTCATCGACCCGAGCAAGCTGGATAAGAGAGCCGTGTTCTGGGCACGGTAAGTAGTTCCACGGTTGACGTGTGAAGCATTTAGCTAATAGCATCCGCAGACCTTTCCACGATGAATTGACGCAGAAGATGGCTCCCTGGAGCAACGGTGCCCAGAGGTATTGCGGCACGTATGAGTTCCTGGTCTGGGGCGCCATCCACAAGGAGGCCATCGTCCATACAATCAAGGTCAAAGATCTCCTCCGCCTGTCAAAGACCTCGCCAGCTATCGACCACGTTCTGAGGGCTGACATACTGAGCGAAAAATCGGCCTTGTTCAGAAAGGAGAGCGATTTCATCAGGCAAAAGGTACCACTCAACACCTTCTCAGTGAAGGCCATTGCCGAGATTGCAAGATTTTTGGGCTTGGACCGCACTTCACCCCTCGACCACATATCTCATATCGTTGCCGATATCGTCCAAGGATGGCATTTACAAGTCGTGCCGCGCGATCAACAGGAATGGCGCGCCCTCGCGACCCTGTTCGCACGCAATTATCTCAGCACTCCGGCAGGCCTGGTACAGGAGCAGACAGTACGCATGGCCTTTCTTGATGGCGTCCGATTCGGCCAGGGCCAGTTCAACGCTCGGCATAAGCCAGAGACTGTCGCCGCCATGACCAAGCGCGCAAAAATGGTTGGCCTGGAGTGTCCGGCAAGGATCATCACCGACGAGCTTGATGCTATCAAAGTGATGGCATGGAGCCAAGAGCAACGTGTTGGCAAGCTCTTGAAAAGCCGAAAGGAGCAACTCATGCTCGAAGAAGGCTTCGTTGAGTccagcgaagaggaagaagatcaggaggaggaagatgatccAATGATGCTTGACGATGAGCCACCAACTGCAGGACCTTCGCGGCCACGACTAGCACCGCCGCAACCCAATTGGAGCTGGACCCGTCAAATGATCAGacaggacgaggacgatgcccATTCCGATCTTGGCGGCGCCTTCGAGTTTGATGCCGCTGGTCGCGTTGTTTAGAGGCACTTTCCGCTTCTGACTATTCATTCGAGAGTTCTGTTCAACTGACATTGCTATGCTGGCGGCAAAGAAACTTTTGTCTGCAAATTACTGTCTCGTTGCAGCTGAGACTTTTGCACGATGACGGAGTTCTATGGGTTTCCCTCGTTGCCAGCTTCGAGTGCTCGACGAGGTGCTGGAAAAAGGATAGAAGAATTGTTAGCACATTGTTTCAGCATTACATAGCCCAGGAGATCAGAATCTTGGGCTGCAAAAGTTTGTATCGATCATCGTAATAGCTTCCCCAAAACCACCACCGCAATGCTTTCACGCCGTGCTGCAACTTGTATGTCGAAATCCTCTCGATCTCAAAAGTCAATCTCACCATCAAAGCCTGTTCGCCAAAATCAACCATGACCTCTGATCAGCTCACTCAATTCTCCCAAGTACCTCACAACAACACAAAATCACCCACCTCTACCCCCCTCCTCAATCCTCATCTGCGCCGCCTGCCTCTCAATCAAATCCTCGCTCCCCAACATAGCCTTCGTCGGATCCTCTCCACTTCCATACAACGCCCCCTCCGCAGAATTCGGCCCATAATCCATAGGCGGAAAAGTCGGCTGATATGGAATCCCATCCTTCAAATATAAGATCAACCTATAAGCCGTGTTGCCGTTCAGATAGTATCGGTGAAGGCGTTTCGATCTGATGAAGCCGAGTTTTTCGTAGATTTTTAGGGAGGGGAGGTTGTGGGTTTCGGTTTCGAGGGCGATCTTGGACTTGTTAGATTGGCGAAGCTGGAGAATTGGATGAGGGAGGGAAGAGGTGACTGACTTCATCTGCATTCTCTTCAATCATAGCTTCGCATGCCATGCGAACGAGTTTACTTGCTATGCCTTTTCCGCGTTGGTCTTCTCGCGTGGCGAGCATTGCGATGTAGCCGCGGAGAGGTCCTCCGCGGTGGGGTTCGAGTTTGCAGACGATGACTCCGATGAGTTCATCTTGGGGATTAAGTGCCTGGAAAATTCATCAGAAAAGGGTTCCTTCTTCTGTTGTTCAGAGATGGTTATACTAAGAAGCATAACTTCCCCCATTGGTAGAGAAAGTAGCGGTAGACGtaaatactataaggctCGGAAAGGTCTTTGGAGATAAGCTGTTTGATGGCGGGAAGCCATGGTGATTCTTTCTCGGAGCCGTAGCAGATGTAGCGAATTTCGTCAGCAGAATCTGAGTCTgaggtcgtcttcttcttgctgctggttGCTTCGGTCTTGGCAGTATCGGCCTCGGACTCGGCGGAGTTGTTCATTAGATTGAGTTTTCGGTCGGGATGGTCTTGAAGCGGGCATCGGATGTGAGTCTCGGCCGCTTGTGTGACATGTGAAGAGTGTTGAGAGAAGCCAAGATCCACGATATGAGATTCGATTGTCTGGCATGTGAAAGTCTTCAACGGCTGCTTGCATGTGAAGGTGAACGGACAATCCCGGTTGCCTACTGAGGCGGGCATGTGACGTACTTGTTTGAATAAAGTTTGGCTGACAGGCACAAAGTTGTCGCGTGGGCCAACTTTCGCTCTTTGTTCCTCTTCCGCCAGATTCCGCCAGACGCTGCCATGTCTGAATCGTGGACGTCTCTGCGGAGACGCATCTTTGGCGGCAGCGGAAGCAGCGACAGCACACCTGCAGAGTCGCGAGACTCAAGTCCGGCCCCAGCACCTCACGAAGCTTTGAAACGACCCGGCGCGTATCGTGTGCTGACGAACGAGAAATTCGATGAGTTGAAGAAGGCCGTGAAGAGCAGCAAGGgtaagaagaggaggaacgcGTGGGTATTTGGCCTTGGACTGCTGGGAGGGCTGTCGGCAGCGGGTTTCTTTGCGAGCAAAGATGGCGCCCTGGATCAGTTGGTGTCGATGGCTGGGCTAGAGGATATGAACTTGGACAGCTTAATGGATGTATTGCCTACAGGGCTCATACGGGATGTGCAGGACATTCAGGTAAGCCATTTCTGCCACAAGTCGAGACCCGGAGCTGATCAGTTGACAAAGGtaattttatatagtctcgaGAGAAACAAGCTATTGATTACGACTCCTTCGCAATCGGTCTCCACGCTCGCAATGAGGGCATTCGTGCGAAATATCCCGTGATTATGGTTCCTGGTGTGATATCGACAGGTTTGGAAAGCTGGGGTACAGAAGACTCGTCAAGACAATACTTCAGAAAGAGACTATGGGGCTCGTGGAGTATGATGAGAGCGCTGATACTGGACAAGGCAAGTTGGAAGAGGCACGTTATgctggacaagaagactgGTCTTGATCCGCCCGGCATCAAGCTAAGAGCGGCGCAAGGCTTCGATGCGGCCGACTTCTTCATTACAGGATACTGGATATGGAACAAGATCCTTGAGAATCTGGCGACGATTGGATATGACCCTACGAATGCTTTCACGGCTGCGTACGACTGGCGCATGAGCTATCTCAATTATGAGATTCGAGATCAGTACTTTACACGCCTGAAGAATCACATTGAGATCGCAAAGCACGTGTCCGGCAAGAAGGCTGTTATGCTGTCTCATTCGATGGGCTCGCAGGTACTGTTCTACTTCTTCCGCTGGGTAGAGGCAGAGGGATACGGCAACGGAGGACCATCATGGGTCAACGACCATATTGAGTCGTGGATCAACATCTCTGGCTGCATGCTTGGTGCCCTCAAGGATGTACCAGCCGTGCTAAGTGGCGAAATGAGAGACACTGTTCAGCTGAATGCCTTTGCAGTCTATGGCCTCGAGAAGTTCCTGTCGCGAATAGAACGCGCCGAGATCTTCCGCGCCATGCCTGGTATCTCCTCTATGCTTCCTATCGGCGGGACAGCAGTCTGGGGAGACGAAAACGGCGCGCCAGATGATGCTTGGAACCAGACTACCACTTATGGAAAGTTCTTGAACTTCAGAGAGATTAACAATACTTTGACCCCAGGGAACATGTCTGTCCCAGGAGCCATCGACTACCTCTTCAAGAATACTGAAAAGTGGTATGTAGACCAGATTAAGAGCAGCTACAGTCGTGGTGTTGCACACACCAaggatgaagtcgaagccaACATGGACACGCCAGCCAAATGGATGAACCCGCTTGAGATTCGCCTTCCCATCGCGCCGGACATGAAGATCTTCTGTTTCTATGGTATCGGCAAGCCGACCGAAAGAGCTTACTACTACCGCGAAGAGCAAGATGCTAACAATGATACTGCTGTCATGATCGGTAAGGTTGAAATTTCTCCTGCACACATCCACATGCTTACGACTAACTCTCATGCCCGCAGACTCTACAGTCACCACCCCAGATGGCCTGGTTGACCACGGCGTCGTAATGGGTGAAGGCGACGGAACAGTAAACATCCTCAGCACAGGCTACATGTGCAACAAAGGCTGGAAAATCAAACGCTACAACCCCGCCAACATCCCTGTCGTCGCATACGAAATGCCTCACGAACCCGATCGTTTCAATCCTCGCGGTGGACCCAACACCGCAGATCACGTCGATATTTTGGGCAGAAGCTCGTTGAACGATTTGATACTGCGAGTTGCTGGAGGAAAAGGACATTTTATTCAGGATAATATTGTGAGTAATATTCTGGAGTATGcggagaaggtgaagattgGTCCGGATTATGAGGGTGAGGAGAGAGTTGGCGATGCGAAGCCGCTCAAGAAGGGGGAGGCGGATGCTGTGAGTTTGCATCCGGAGGATGAAATTCCGCCTGGtggggaagaagagaaggatggcgatgagaagaagggtgGAGAGGAGACGAATACCCGTGAAGAGGCCAGTAAGCAGAgtattgatgatgatgataagAAAGGTGGTGCGGGGACGAACACGGATGGTGAGGCGAGCGGGATGGAGAAGACGGGAGAGAAAACTACGGAGACGACGGAGGAAGATGCGAAGGGGAAAGGTGGCAGCGCAGAGAAGGACGAGCTGTAGGACAGCGTGTTCTTTGTCGGCGCTGTGCTTGATGGCGTGGTCGCGGGCGTGAGAGAGTTGTGAGACATGATACCACTTTTACAGATATACCCAGAATGCACATACATTGTCTCGCATTTGCTCGCATTGCTCCAATGGCATATTCAAGGATAGAACAACGGAAGTAGACAGTAGTGAATGCTAAGCAAATTTTGGTTGGAACCAGCACCATGTTACACCATACCTCTATTCTGCGTAATCTGCTCTTTCGCAACCAGCACAGGACTCTCGTCGTCAATTCGTAGCACACTTTCCTGCTCGATATCCGTCTGCACATGGATATGCCCATCACTCACCTGCCGCTCCTCCGAACTCGACTTGTTCAAGCGCGGCCCCAGCTCAATATCTTCTGAGCTCTCCAGTAGCATATCCTGCCGGCCTGTCCAGGACCTCTTTGCTTTATGGGTTTTGAAACTGGCGCTTTGGCTCGTAACATGCGTGTAACAGCGACTCTTCGACCGCGAATGTGTACTTTCGGGCGTCCAGCCGTCTGACGTGTTTGGTGCGTCGGGTTTGACGAATGAAGGGCCAGAACTGGAGTGCGTGCCGTATTTCGATGCGCCTTTGAGCCATGTAGGGAAGAGACAGCGGAGGGTCGGGAGGCATGAGCAGATGATGCCGGTATTCATCTCAATAGATGACCAGATGCATGCCATAGCATTCTCGTAAGTGATATCTTTGGACGACATCAAGTGGTACAGAGATGGCAGTCGTAAGATAGACACAATAACGACCAGTCCTCCGATCGCAAAGACTCCGACCAGGGCCCACTTCTGGCGCCGAGGCAATTGAAGCTTGTTGAGGAATGGCAATGGCAGTACAGTGATCAAGATGTCGGTGATCATGTTGAGTGACGTACTCGCAAGTGAAAGTGCCAGTCTGTCTTGACATGTTTTGTGCTTGATAGAGTGGTCCCAGAATGCTGCCGGCGGAGTGCAGGT
Encoded proteins:
- a CDS encoding uncharacterized protein (antiSMASH:Cluster_6), yielding MARQKPASRADKPPSMVWTYPMQVTLHLLSTEFNLAGQNRADAFNTVFAKELAASGVVGGARPHVLYAQYYMRTKPDKAKCWLTICAEPTTQEEFDQREGLRGRIRQAMQNGSQAVQKGGQPKVSKATPRMVRVASSAPVHEETSVEVTFRQLPLTPPSKVARPAPVQRDAPSVASPPQKKRRVLPEQEAHQLATPVTPAVQQPEFAVSRARSKTTSALVPVINRSETLQQALLPSPTTVSRKFRKQSAISKPRTPTKKFEYWRNDGSKPRMSERRLEGLQQQVVPIPRDAAHPPATGLLFRYWVESDQPTHNSEEGFIARKYFQSNVVHFRPPKSSDVDLTDVFNHMDRKLKDTPFVSTCNRLVWSLRLALSEMRKGVRNGRITLIDPSKLDKRAVFWARPFHDELTQKMAPWSNGAQRYCGTYEFLVWGAIHKEAIVHTIKVKDLLRLSKTSPAIDHVLRADILSEKSALFRKESDFIRQKVPLNTFSVKAIAEIARFLGLDRTSPLDHISHIVADIVQGWHLQVVPRDQQEWRALATLFARNYLSTPAGLVQEQTVRMAFLDGVRFGQGQFNARHKPETVAAMTKRAKMVGLECPARIITDELDAIKVMAWSQEQRVGKLLKSRKEQLMLEEGFVESSEEEEDQEEEDDPMMLDDEPPTAGPSRPRLAPPQPNWSWTRQMIRQDEDDAHSDLGGAFEFDAAGRVV
- a CDS encoding uncharacterized protein (BUSCO:EOG092645LS~antiSMASH:Cluster_6) gives rise to the protein MNNSAESEADTAKTEATSSKKKTTSDSDSADEIRYICYGSEKESPWLPAIKQLISKDLSEPYSIYVYRYFLYQWGKLCFLALNPQDELIGVIVCKLEPHRGGPLRGYIAMLATREDQRGKGIASKLVRMACEAMIEENADEIALETETHNLPSLKIYEKLGFIRSKRLHRYYLNGNTAYRLILYLKDGIPYQPTFPPMDYGPNSAEGALYGSGEDPTKAMLGSEDLIERQAAQMRIEEGGRGG
- a CDS encoding uncharacterized protein (antiSMASH:Cluster_6~BUSCO:EOG092610KH), with amino-acid sequence MSESWTSLRRRIFGGSGSSDSTPAESRDSSPAPAPHEALKRPGAYRVLTNEKFDELKKAVKSSKGKKRRNAWVFGLGLLGGLSAAGFFASKDGALDQLVSMAGLEDMNLDSLMDVLPTGLIRDVQDIQSREKQAIDYDSFAIGLHARNEGIRAKYPVIMVPGVISTGLESWGTEDSSRQYFRKRLWGSWSMMRALILDKASWKRHVMLDKKTGLDPPGIKLRAAQGFDAADFFITGYWIWNKILENLATIGYDPTNAFTAAYDWRMSYLNYEIRDQYFTRLKNHIEIAKHVSGKKAVMLSHSMGSQVLFYFFRWVEAEGYGNGGPSWVNDHIESWINISGCMLGALKDVPAVLSGEMRDTVQLNAFAVYGLEKFLSRIERAEIFRAMPGISSMLPIGGTAVWGDENGAPDDAWNQTTTYGKFLNFREINNTLTPGNMSVPGAIDYLFKNTEKWYVDQIKSSYSRGVAHTKDEVEANMDTPAKWMNPLEIRLPIAPDMKIFCFYGIGKPTERAYYYREEQDANNDTAVMIDSTVTTPDGLVDHGVVMGEGDGTVNILSTGYMCNKGWKIKRYNPANIPVVAYEMPHEPDRFNPRGGPNTADHVDILGRSSLNDLILRVAGGKGHFIQDNIVSNILEYAEKVKIGPDYEGEERVGDAKPLKKGEADAVSLHPEDEIPPGGEEEKDGDEKKGGEETNTREEASKQSIDDDDKKGGAGTNTDGEASGMEKTGEKTTETTEEDAKGKGGSAEKDEL
- a CDS encoding uncharacterized protein (antiSMASH:Cluster_6), whose protein sequence is MLYGSASKPAIVAWTVVMTSLATVAVVLRLYARFIVSRTAGRDDACIFGSVSFAWATTATMIAQVKTGLGSHEWTLGPHEAMLNLRAYWLMIIVYNCSLFCTKFSIMFQYLRMFPQRGIRIATYTLMAIVSCYAIWRIISAILTCTPPAAFWDHSIKHKTCQDRLALSLASTSLNMITDILITVLPLPFLNKLQLPRRQKWALVGVFAIGGLVVIVSILRLPSLYHLMSSKDITYENAMACIWSSIEMNTGIICSCLPTLRCLFPTWLKGASKYGTHSSSGPSFVKPDAPNTSDGWTPESTHSRSKSRCYTHVTSQSASFKTHKAKRSWTGRQDMLLESSEDIELGPRLNKSSSEERQVSDGHIHVQTDIEQESVLRIDDESPVLVAKEQITQNRGMV